The Vitis vinifera cultivar Pinot Noir 40024 chromosome 8, ASM3070453v1 genome segment tttttataatttattttatttaaaatatttttattattatatattaaaacagagaaataaaaattaaattaattttatatataatggaaataaaaaatatctaaacttGTTtcgagtttttaaaaaaaaagtctcaaaCACATCCTTAatcgtttatttaaatttcaaatatataaacaaatgtATCCCATTAAAAACAAGATGAGATGGATACTCCAAAAAAATCCGCCATTTGTAACTTTAAAGACTTGATTACCTCTTGCATGGCACACGTAGCCTACGGGCCCAGGGCCGCTGGGCTTGAAATTCAAGGAGTGTACACATCAACCAATTGGTGGAACAATATGTTGGCAAATTGTACTTGtccctttcatttttcaatctCCAAATTACACCTACATTGTATCTTTGTTATACAAAGCCAAAGTGTTTTggtgaaaaaataataataataataaaagcttCAGTAAAAATAGAGTGAATGTAAattaacaagaaaaagaaaccaaCTTTCATGAAATAAAGAACAACAAAAACCGACGGTGTTGCATTTATTGAGGTATCTTGGTTCGAAGACTTGTCACTGTGTTTGGTTGCCGACAAAATTTGGAGTAAGTTTTTTGACCTTTTCTTTGGTTTCCTTTTTTCTTGTGCAATAAAATTACCATACAAGAAGACTTTTCAACACAAGGGGCAGTGATTAAATTGCGGTGCGTATGGCCGTATGGGTGGAAAGTCGCCCATCCCCATTGGGTTTTAATGTGGCCAACATGTTGGGCCTCTCTCCATTACTTCTATTTCTCAGTCCGGCGTGCTTTTTGAGACGAGACAAATGGTCAAAGAATTCGTCTACCCACATGTAAGACTTACGATTCTGATAATTCACATCCTTATGTTATTATCCTAAACCATTTATATGAACAGTATTAATCCCCAAAttgatgataaatatatatatatatatatcgagacaaaattaaaggaaaaaacaaggATCAAGGGTTGTCTGGTTGCCCTAGGTTTAACACGTATAAGTAGTTGAAAACGACCTAGATTTGAAATTTACACCGGCCACCCACCCTAAATGGTAGTCTATAATCTTGAGCATGGCATTTGTGGTTGTAAGCTACGGAATTGAATGATTCATCTCTAATATAAACATCTTCAATTAATACATTAATAGCATATAATAATTCCTTGATGAGTGTGTCCTCTAATATTCAACaagtatatattaaaaaaataaaataaattaaggttGTTTACTAGGGTTCAAGGGTAAAGTTATAAATTCTTTCAtccatcttttaaaaaaattcttgtgatatgattttttcttaatctctttctattcattatttattgaGATGATGGATTTCTACCTCAAGTATtaagatatatttatataagtttttaaaatgaacaaataaataaggattTGATTATTTGTATACCAGTTTTATTGAAgccaaaaaaatttctttataattttttacctTCATTTGAAAGGTTTTTTCACCGTTATATTTAATACACTTTTTTCTTgaatattcttaaattattattattcaattcttgttaaattgttattattgttaaataattattattattatgatgaaATCTTTTAAGTTTGACAGGTGAATAATCTAAATATTTCTCCTTTTAACTTATCAACAAATTAATaactatgtttttaaaatacatttaaaacaCAAATTAAAAGAAGGGGAAGttctcaaatagacttttattttttaaaatatcatacaaccgtttttaaaaaatacttccaGCAACAAAAGCCTCGatgtttaatattaaataatattactcTTTTAGTATCGTATTGAATATTTTCGTCCAATTTCACTCAAACATGAATAAAATGTGAAGTATGCCACCAAGAAATGGAAAACGCTGGAaggattaagaaaaaaaaaaagggcaatgGTACAAAATATATAAGGGGTAATTGATATCAAAAGTTGGGTGTCGATCCTCCATGATTATCGCATGTCAAACTACACATTGAAAAGTAAGCAAGCGCATTAAATCACGGAATTAAATCCAACTGCCAACCAATTCCTCCCCATCTCTCATGCATGCCCCTTACTGAGTGGTGCCCAGACCCACCACTTTCTCTATATAAACACATCCCTCGTTGAAACCTTTTCCATCATCACTCTCCAGACCTTCACTTTCTCTTCTCTCCTAGCCTTACTAATTTTCTCAGACACTGAGTAGTCATCATGGGTAGCTCCGGAGCTGTGAAGCTAGCTTGTGTGATGGTGATATGCATGGTGGTGGCGGCACCGGCGGCGGTGGAAGCAACCATAACATGTGGTCAGGTGGCATCTGCCGTGGGCCCGTGCGCTAGCTACTTGCAGAAAGGTGGTTCAGTGCCAGCTGGGTGCTGCAGTGGGATTAAGAGCCTCAACAGCGCGGCTAAGACCACAGTTGATCGCCAGGCCGCTTGTAAGTGCTTGAAAACCTTTTCTGGTTCCATCCCTGGCATCAATTTCGGTCTTGCAAGTGGGCTTCCGGGCAAGTGTGGTGTCAGCGTTCCTTACAAGATCAGCCCCTCCACTGACTGCTCCAAGTATGCTCTATTAATCTCTCACTACTcatgatatatttatatagaattcaGCTTGATTAACCAATAAGATTTCTGcgactgaattttttttttttgtgaatgtGTTCAGGGTGACTTGAAGCAAAAGGTGGAGTAGGATGAGCTATGGTAGCAACTAGCATAAGAATAAAGAAGTGGAGGGTAGAGGCTCCACTTGGACCACTCAGCCTTTAGTATTAGTAGTACTAGTACTGGCGTCATATTCCTCTCTGTGGTTGTATGACATCTACTGGAGCGGTTGCATACTTGCATGTAATAAATATCCCTGCTGGTTGCTGGACCCTATCATATTATATAACTTttaccctctctctctctctctctctctctctctctagtgtccaggaaagagaaaaacacagaaaaaagaaaaggaaacaaacaGGTCTCTGGAATCAAATTTAAGATAACTAGAAAAATATGACCATGAAACAATAGGAAAGaaggataagaaaaaaatatttttcacaaaGTGGATGTATAGgcttcttttaattatataaataccttttaaatcataaaaattcaTTAGACTCACCATGGACAGTATGCATTATGTGCATGCTAtcaaataatattgaaaatgacTGATGTCCATGTGAGCTGACTAGCTTTAATTAGTCATAATTATAATCTcaaatcaaagtaaaaaaaaatttaatattttagaagGGGCATTGCACAAATTAtgttaaatataaaatgattttctaaacaAGCTTGATTCTAGCCTTTAGAAGGTAACTCCCTCATAATTCAGCTTGGTGTGGTAATTCCAAAGGGGGCTTTTACCATGAGCCCAATGTCGTGGCGAAGGTTATACCTTAGAAAGTCAGTGAAGCTAAGGTTTCGTATGTGTTATATCCTTTCGATCGAGCGACAACTTCTAAGGATCATTCCCCTCCCCGGTGCTAGAAGGTCGGAAGGAGAAGTG includes the following:
- the LOC100232872 gene encoding lipid transfer protein precursor, encoding MGSSGAVKLACVMVICMVVAAPAAVEATITCGQVASAVGPCASYLQKGGSVPAGCCSGIKSLNSAAKTTVDRQAACKCLKTFSGSIPGINFGLASGLPGKCGVSVPYKISPSTDCSKVT